One genomic region from Nocardia vinacea encodes:
- a CDS encoding PaaI family thioesterase, translated as MSGASRSDSMRGGGRATGGRAAAQRVPERVVGRIDNSAVDESRYEKHGGFPKVSRARVGADFGPFVEAMRTLQDLVVSVDAPDEIYGEALDRTRELIDLLEPYRAPELQGPAGRAVELPGRGSLLLLPWQVVEAGPDGIVMNGEFRRFHLGGNGAAHGGVLPLLFDDLLGMIVHYAGRPISRTAYLHVNYRKITPLQTPLTVRGRVDRIEGRKTFITAELADEQGNVLADCEGLMVQLLPWQP; from the coding sequence ATGAGTGGAGCATCGCGAAGCGATTCGATGAGGGGTGGCGGTCGGGCGACGGGTGGGCGTGCGGCAGCGCAACGGGTTCCTGAACGCGTTGTCGGCCGCATCGACAACAGCGCGGTGGACGAATCCCGGTACGAGAAGCACGGCGGCTTCCCCAAGGTCTCCCGCGCGCGAGTCGGCGCCGACTTCGGCCCGTTCGTCGAGGCCATGCGCACGTTGCAGGATCTGGTCGTCTCCGTGGACGCCCCCGACGAGATCTACGGCGAGGCACTCGACCGCACACGCGAACTCATCGATCTGCTCGAGCCGTATCGCGCCCCCGAACTCCAGGGTCCGGCGGGCCGTGCCGTCGAATTACCCGGGCGCGGCAGCCTTTTGCTGCTGCCGTGGCAGGTGGTCGAGGCCGGACCCGACGGCATCGTGATGAACGGTGAATTCCGTCGCTTCCATCTCGGCGGCAACGGCGCGGCACACGGCGGCGTGCTCCCACTGCTCTTCGACGATCTGCTCGGCATGATCGTGCACTACGCCGGACGACCGATCAGCCGCACCGCCTATCTGCATGTGAACTATCGCAAAATTACTCCGTTGCAGACGCCGCTGACCGTGCGGGGTCGCGTAGATCGCATCGAAGGCCGCAAAACCTTCATCACCGCGGAATTGGCCGATGAGCAGGGCAATGTCCTCGCGGATTGTGAAGGATTGATGGTCCAATTGCTGCCATGGCAGCCGTAG